A window of the Thermodesulforhabdus norvegica genome harbors these coding sequences:
- a CDS encoding ABC transporter permease subunit (The N-terminal region of this protein, as described by TIGR01726, is a three transmembrane segment that identifies a subfamily of ABC transporter permease subunits, which specificities that include histidine, arginine, glutamine, glutamate, L-cystine (sic), the opines (in Agrobacterium) octopine and nopaline, etc.): MMRHSYRQRYPHYRLWVVVFWIGMALIVGLLYFATVQIEYVWRWYRIPQYFFYKASVEVRADGDGDVVEISPDGEVIVEGPEGKETYRLGKKAKILVNEGDHVFAGDVLGRYTEWKIGIMLMGLIMTLKVSIVSIILGIIIGLITGLARISDNPACRWSAIVYIELIRGSPLLVQIFIWYFVLGTLINTLLARQGLAQLPPLYYGVAALAFFSGAYIAEIVRAGIQSIHRGQMEAARSLGMTYAQAMRYVILPQAFRRILPPLAGQFISLIKDSSLLGIIAIRELTKATREIVTSSLQPFELWFLCAALYLVLTFGLSMVMQYLERRFIVT, translated from the coding sequence ATGATGAGGCATTCATACCGACAGAGATATCCTCATTACCGTTTATGGGTTGTAGTTTTTTGGATCGGCATGGCCCTGATTGTGGGACTCCTTTACTTTGCCACGGTTCAGATTGAGTATGTATGGAGATGGTATCGCATTCCCCAGTACTTTTTTTACAAAGCCAGTGTGGAGGTTCGGGCCGATGGAGATGGGGACGTCGTGGAGATTTCTCCTGACGGAGAAGTCATAGTAGAAGGTCCTGAAGGAAAAGAAACCTACAGACTGGGTAAAAAGGCAAAAATCCTTGTAAACGAGGGCGACCATGTTTTTGCCGGGGACGTTTTAGGACGTTATACGGAGTGGAAGATCGGAATAATGCTCATGGGCCTTATAATGACCCTGAAGGTCAGCATCGTGAGTATAATACTCGGTATTATAATTGGGCTCATAACCGGTCTTGCCCGCATTTCCGACAACCCGGCTTGCAGATGGTCCGCCATAGTATACATTGAATTAATCCGCGGATCACCCCTGCTTGTGCAAATATTCATATGGTACTTTGTCCTGGGAACCCTTATAAACACTCTTCTTGCACGGCAAGGACTGGCACAGTTACCGCCGCTCTACTACGGGGTTGCCGCTCTGGCCTTTTTCTCTGGAGCCTACATAGCCGAAATCGTCAGAGCCGGCATTCAGTCCATCCATCGCGGGCAGATGGAAGCCGCCAGGTCTCTAGGCATGACCTATGCCCAGGCAATGAGGTACGTCATACTGCCTCAGGCCTTTAGACGCATTCTTCCCCCTCTTGCCGGTCAGTTTATAAGTCTTATAAAAGATTCCTCACTTCTTGGGATCATAGCCATAAGAGAACTGACGAAAGCCACACGAGAGATAGTAACCAGCAGCCTTCAGCCTTTCGAGTTGTGGTTTCTCTGTGCCGCTTTGTACCTTGTGCTCACCTTTGGTCTTTCCATGGTAATGCAGTATCTTGAGAGGAGGTTTATCGTCACGTGA
- a CDS encoding cold-shock protein — MVEGRVKWFNEKKGYGFIETETQGDVFVHYTAIEGKGFRTLRDGERVSFEIEQSPKGPQAVRVKKL, encoded by the coding sequence ATGGTTGAGGGAAGAGTAAAGTGGTTCAACGAGAAGAAGGGGTATGGGTTCATTGAAACTGAGACCCAGGGTGATGTGTTCGTTCACTACACGGCTATTGAGGGCAAGGGGTTCAGAACACTGAGAGATGGTGAGCGGGTCTCTTTTGAGATCGAACAGAGCCCTAAAGGGCCACAGGCGGTACGCGTGAAGAAACTCTAG
- a CDS encoding amino acid ABC transporter ATP-binding protein: MIRVEKISKTFFVPQEVKALDNVSCEIKKGEVVVIIGPSGSGKSTFLRCLNRLEYADSGHIYIDGIDILDSKTDINKVRAEVGMVFQSFNLFPHKTVLENITLAQQIVRKRSRQEAVEKARYLLDKVGIPDKAGVYPDQLSGGQQQRVAIARALAMDPKVMLFDEPTSALDPEMIGEVLDVMKTLAREGMTMVVVTHEMGFAREVADRVIFMDHGRIVEEGTPEHFFTNPTHERTRLFLSQIL, translated from the coding sequence GTGATACGGGTAGAAAAGATCTCAAAAACCTTCTTCGTGCCTCAGGAAGTTAAGGCCTTAGACAATGTATCCTGTGAAATAAAAAAAGGTGAAGTCGTGGTAATAATAGGCCCATCGGGATCGGGAAAGAGCACTTTTTTACGATGTCTTAACAGACTGGAATATGCCGACTCGGGCCACATTTACATCGACGGTATTGACATACTCGATTCGAAAACCGACATAAACAAGGTCAGGGCCGAAGTGGGGATGGTTTTTCAATCCTTTAATCTTTTTCCCCACAAAACGGTTCTCGAAAATATAACCCTGGCACAGCAAATAGTAAGAAAGCGATCCAGGCAGGAAGCCGTTGAAAAGGCCAGATACCTCCTCGATAAGGTCGGCATACCCGACAAAGCAGGGGTTTATCCCGATCAGCTTTCGGGCGGTCAGCAACAGAGAGTCGCCATTGCCAGGGCACTGGCCATGGATCCAAAGGTAATGCTTTTCGACGAACCCACATCGGCTCTGGATCCGGAGATGATAGGCGAAGTTCTGGACGTTATGAAAACCCTTGCCCGTGAGGGTATGACCATGGTGGTAGTTACTCATGAAATGGGGTTTGCCAGGGAGGTGGCGGACAGAGTAATTTTCATGGATCACGGCCGCATCGTCGAAGAAGGAACGCCGGAACACTTCTTTACCAATCCGACACATGAGCGAACAAGGTTATTTCTAAGCCAGATACTTTAA